From the genome of Cytobacillus firmus, one region includes:
- a CDS encoding response regulator transcription factor → MKAIIVDDEQHVREGLMLLGDWSRLGIDTIMEAADGNEAIKLIKEHRPEIIFTDMSMPKRDGISLLKWIHSSDLSSKTIVVSGYDDFDYMRNAICYKSFDYILKPIDPDILNEILEKAINEWKQQNPPVECHQEQNREMNVIQQIEQFLLESYNKDINLQEIADRFYLSREYISRKFKQEYQATITDFITNVRMNKAKELLQNHKLKIYEIAFQVGYQDEKYFSKVFKKTEGISPNEYRNMN, encoded by the coding sequence ATGAAAGCAATTATTGTGGATGATGAACAGCATGTGCGGGAAGGTTTAATGCTTCTTGGAGATTGGAGCCGTTTGGGGATTGACACGATCATGGAGGCGGCAGATGGAAATGAGGCCATAAAGCTGATTAAAGAGCATCGCCCGGAAATCATATTCACAGATATGAGCATGCCAAAGAGAGATGGCATAAGCCTTTTAAAATGGATACATTCTTCAGATCTATCCAGCAAGACGATTGTTGTCAGCGGATATGATGATTTCGACTATATGAGGAATGCCATCTGTTATAAAAGCTTTGATTATATCTTGAAGCCTATCGATCCGGACATTTTGAATGAAATCCTGGAAAAAGCCATTAATGAATGGAAGCAGCAAAATCCTCCAGTAGAATGCCATCAGGAGCAAAACAGGGAAATGAATGTGATCCAGCAAATAGAACAGTTTCTGCTGGAAAGTTATAACAAAGATATTAATCTGCAGGAAATTGCAGATAGATTTTATTTAAGCAGGGAGTACATCTCCAGGAAGTTTAAACAGGAATATCAGGCTACTATTACAGACTTTATAACGAATGTCCGAATGAACAAGGCCAAGGAGCTTCTGCAGAACCATAAACTGAAAATCTATGAAATTGCTTTTCAGGTTGGCTATCAGGATGAAAAGTATTTTAGCAAAGTCTTTAAAAAGACTGAGGGAATTTCCCCAAATGAATATAGAAATATGAATTAA
- a CDS encoding ThuA domain-containing protein — protein MINVLVWNENRHEQKDEKVRAVYPDGIHGAIADFLSGEDFKVKTATLDEPEHGLSDAVLQETDVLVWWGHLAHGEVEDAIVEKVKQRVLDGMGLIVLHSGHFSKIFKVLMGTSCDLKWREADEKERIWIVDPSHPIAEGLGEYIELEKEEMYGEHFDTPAPDELVMVSWFEGGEVFRSGCTYKRGKGKIFYFRPGHETYPTYYHKDVQQVIKNAVKWAKPADLPVPVYGNAEPLESISVKQEGVEN, from the coding sequence ATGATTAACGTGCTTGTCTGGAATGAGAATCGCCATGAGCAAAAGGATGAAAAGGTAAGGGCAGTCTATCCTGATGGTATCCATGGTGCCATTGCGGATTTTTTAAGTGGAGAAGATTTTAAGGTGAAAACAGCGACATTGGATGAGCCCGAACATGGACTCAGTGATGCTGTCCTGCAGGAAACAGATGTTTTAGTCTGGTGGGGGCACCTGGCGCATGGGGAAGTTGAGGATGCAATCGTCGAAAAAGTAAAACAAAGAGTACTCGATGGAATGGGGCTGATTGTCCTTCATTCCGGCCATTTTTCTAAAATTTTTAAAGTGCTGATGGGAACTTCCTGTGATTTAAAGTGGAGAGAAGCGGATGAAAAGGAACGAATTTGGATTGTAGACCCGAGTCATCCGATTGCAGAAGGACTTGGAGAATATATTGAACTGGAAAAAGAAGAGATGTATGGAGAACATTTTGATACCCCTGCACCGGATGAGCTTGTAATGGTGAGCTGGTTTGAAGGCGGTGAGGTTTTCCGGAGCGGCTGCACATACAAGCGGGGAAAAGGAAAAATCTTTTATTTCCGTCCGGGACATGAAACGTATCCAACCTATTATCATAAGGACGTCCAGCAGGTTATTAAAAATGCTGTTAAATGGGCGAAGCCGGCTGATCTTCCGGTACCGGTCTATGGAAATGCGGAGCCGCTTGAGAGTATCAGTGTGAAACAGGAAGGAGTGGAGAATTAA
- a CDS encoding Gfo/Idh/MocA family protein, translated as MKKLKIGIIGCGSIAKHRHMPEYHASSGAVIAAVCDINEGRAKGFADLYEAKAYTDYRELLDDKDIDAVSVCTPNYLHAPISVAALNAGKHVLCEKPMATSMEEAQDMIEAAHKNGKKLMIAHNQRFVPSHKKAKELIARGEAGKIYSFRTAFGHGGPEGWSADGKESWFFKKDQAFIGAMGDLGVHKTDLLRYLLGEEFAEVGAFVETSAKAGADVDDTAVCVLKTESGVIGTLAASWSYVSKEDNSTIIYGEKAILRLEDDPVNSLIVQYANGETVKYELGGIQTNEEGGQKSSGVIDHFIESILNEQEPAISGSEGMKSLQVILAALESSETKQIVRIN; from the coding sequence ATGAAAAAACTCAAGATTGGGATCATTGGATGCGGAAGTATAGCCAAGCATCGGCATATGCCTGAATATCATGCAAGCAGCGGGGCTGTCATTGCAGCAGTATGTGATATTAATGAAGGGCGTGCAAAAGGATTTGCTGATCTCTACGAGGCGAAGGCATACACCGATTATAGGGAATTGTTGGATGACAAGGATATAGATGCAGTGAGTGTCTGCACCCCGAATTATCTGCATGCCCCAATTTCAGTTGCAGCATTGAACGCGGGCAAGCATGTTTTATGTGAAAAGCCAATGGCCACTTCTATGGAAGAGGCGCAGGATATGATAGAAGCGGCCCATAAAAATGGAAAGAAATTAATGATTGCTCATAATCAGCGCTTTGTTCCATCTCATAAAAAAGCAAAGGAGTTGATTGCAAGGGGGGAAGCGGGAAAAATCTACAGTTTCCGGACTGCTTTTGGACATGGCGGGCCGGAGGGATGGAGTGCAGATGGCAAAGAAAGCTGGTTCTTCAAAAAGGATCAGGCTTTTATTGGCGCGATGGGTGACCTTGGTGTCCATAAGACCGACCTCTTGCGTTACCTTCTGGGAGAAGAGTTTGCTGAGGTCGGAGCATTTGTCGAAACAAGTGCCAAAGCCGGTGCTGATGTCGATGATACAGCCGTATGCGTTTTGAAAACGGAAAGCGGTGTGATCGGTACATTGGCTGCAAGCTGGTCTTACGTATCTAAAGAAGACAATTCTACAATTATTTATGGTGAAAAAGCTATTTTGAGACTCGAGGATGATCCGGTGAACTCTCTCATTGTTCAGTATGCAAACGGTGAAACAGTGAAGTACGAGCTCGGCGGAATCCAGACAAATGAAGAAGGCGGGCAAAAGAGTTCAGGGGTCATTGACCACTTCATTGAAAGTATTTTAAATGAACAGGAGCCTGCCATCTCCGGTTCCGAGGGAATGAAGTCGCTCCAAGTGATTCTTGCTGCCCTGGAGTCCAGCGAAACAAAGCAGATTGTAAGAATTAATTGA
- a CDS encoding Gfo/Idh/MocA family protein: MKKLRIGIIGAGGIAQSRHIPVLMKLSESASITAICDVNEDTAQLAAKKFGISSAFTDYKEVFNETDAVVICTPNKFHAEITAAALEAGLHVLCEKPMAMTAEECRKMIEARDRSGKVLAIAYHYRFMKEAQAAKKLISENEIGTPFAARARAMRRRKVPGWGVFINKELQGGGSLIDYGCHLLDLSLWLLGNPAETEVSGTAYNTLSKMPDQVNLWGSFDHQSFEVDDHVTAYIKFANGASLLFETSWSANIEQDDESLSLSGQYGGIDLFPFSLNQSKHGMLLNTRSEWLPGEDDYALKQARNFINSCLGSEEFMVKAEEALQTTRIIDAIYSSSNREI, from the coding sequence ATGAAAAAACTTCGGATCGGAATTATCGGTGCTGGCGGAATTGCCCAATCCCGGCATATTCCCGTTTTAATGAAATTATCGGAAAGTGCTTCCATAACAGCTATCTGCGATGTGAATGAGGATACTGCACAGCTGGCTGCAAAGAAGTTTGGAATCAGCAGCGCTTTTACAGATTATAAAGAAGTATTCAATGAAACAGATGCCGTGGTTATTTGTACACCGAATAAGTTTCATGCTGAAATTACTGCTGCTGCGCTGGAGGCCGGGCTGCATGTTTTGTGTGAGAAGCCGATGGCCATGACGGCGGAAGAATGCAGGAAAATGATTGAGGCAAGAGACAGGTCCGGGAAGGTATTGGCCATTGCTTATCACTACCGGTTTATGAAAGAGGCACAGGCTGCCAAAAAACTCATTTCAGAAAATGAAATTGGCACTCCGTTTGCAGCCCGGGCAAGAGCGATGAGAAGAAGAAAGGTGCCGGGCTGGGGTGTTTTTATCAATAAGGAACTCCAGGGCGGAGGAAGCTTGATTGATTATGGCTGCCATTTGCTTGACCTCTCGCTTTGGCTTTTGGGAAACCCGGCTGAAACGGAGGTATCCGGTACAGCTTACAATACATTAAGCAAAATGCCTGATCAGGTGAATCTATGGGGCAGTTTTGACCATCAATCCTTTGAAGTAGATGATCATGTGACAGCTTACATAAAATTTGCGAATGGCGCTTCCCTTCTTTTTGAGACTTCCTGGTCTGCCAATATTGAACAGGATGATGAAAGCCTCAGTCTTTCAGGGCAGTATGGAGGAATTGATTTATTTCCCTTCAGTTTAAATCAATCCAAACATGGAATGCTCCTGAATACACGTTCTGAATGGCTCCCGGGAGAAGATGACTATGCTTTAAAGCAGGCACGGAACTTTATTAACAGCTGTTTGGGCAGCGAAGAATTTATGGTTAAAGCAGAAGAAGCACTGCAGACAACCAGGATTATTGATGCGATTTACAGTAGCAGCAATCGAGAAATTTAA
- a CDS encoding sugar phosphate isomerase/epimerase family protein codes for MKLGVFTVLFAEKNFEDMLDHVKAAGLKAVEIGTGAYPGNAHCSLQELLESNELRDDYLNKVLSRGLEISAFSCHGNPISPDKAFAKESDRVLCDTIKLASLMNVPVVNCFSGTAGDGDGAKHPNWPVAPWPNEYGEVLKWQWEEKLIPYWKKAGQFAKDHNVKIGLELHGGFLVHTPYTLLKLREETCDAIGANLDPSHLWWQGIDPVAAIKILGRENAIHHFHAKDTYIDQENVNMYGLTDMQPYGNVQTRAWTFRSVGCGHSLQEWSDMMSALRTFGYDYVVSIEHEDPLMSIEEGFTRAVRNLKSILIEEQPSEMWWV; via the coding sequence GTGAAGCTCGGCGTATTTACCGTATTATTTGCTGAGAAAAATTTTGAAGATATGCTCGATCATGTGAAAGCTGCAGGACTTAAGGCTGTTGAAATCGGAACGGGAGCCTATCCCGGTAACGCTCACTGCAGCCTGCAGGAGCTTTTGGAAAGCAATGAACTCCGGGATGATTACCTTAACAAGGTTTTGTCGAGGGGGCTAGAAATCAGCGCATTCAGCTGTCATGGCAATCCGATCTCACCTGATAAAGCATTTGCAAAGGAGTCAGACCGTGTATTATGCGACACGATTAAGTTAGCCAGCTTAATGAATGTTCCGGTTGTTAACTGTTTTTCCGGCACTGCAGGTGACGGGGATGGAGCAAAGCATCCGAATTGGCCGGTCGCACCGTGGCCGAATGAGTATGGAGAAGTGCTGAAATGGCAATGGGAGGAGAAGCTCATTCCTTACTGGAAGAAAGCAGGACAATTTGCCAAAGACCATAATGTGAAAATTGGTCTCGAACTGCATGGAGGATTTCTAGTGCACACTCCTTACACGCTTTTAAAATTAAGGGAAGAAACATGTGACGCCATTGGGGCCAATCTGGATCCAAGCCATTTATGGTGGCAGGGCATCGACCCTGTGGCAGCAATCAAGATACTGGGAAGAGAAAATGCCATTCATCATTTTCATGCAAAAGATACCTATATTGACCAGGAAAATGTGAATATGTACGGGTTAACGGATATGCAGCCGTATGGCAATGTGCAGACCAGGGCGTGGACATTCAGGTCAGTCGGATGCGGACACAGCCTGCAGGAATGGTCTGATATGATGAGCGCTTTGCGCACATTTGGTTATGACTATGTTGTCAGCATCGAGCACGAAGATCCGCTTATGTCGATTGAAGAAGGATTTACAAGAGCAGTAAGGAACCTAAAATCCATCTTAATCGAAGAGCAGCCTTCGGAAATGTGGTGGGTATAA